Proteins from one Panicum virgatum strain AP13 chromosome 7K, P.virgatum_v5, whole genome shotgun sequence genomic window:
- the LOC120640072 gene encoding protein indeterminate-domain 16-like yields the protein MEEQGQREIQLQLLLLPAPAGRRALSDDVPAAPPSATDHPQLDLDLSMSIGPPRPHPSAAPPTPPAPPPPRGSPLANENRRAAPGVMMMAAAAAAGARQQHKHQQQAAAVKQQAAEQAQMACAERAYAERVRELARRELELAEREFARARAIWERAREEVERVERMKQIAARRIVGSAASPAAALEITCHACMQRFHP from the coding sequence atggaggagcaaggccaGAGAGAGATCCAgctccagctgctgctgctccccgcGCCGGCAGGCCGCCGAGCCCTGTCCGACGACGTGCCAGCGGCGCCACCCAGCGCCACGGACCACCCGCAGCTGGACCTCGACCTGTCCATGAGCATCGGGCCGCCGAGGCCGCACCCGTCGGCGGCGCCCCcaacgccgccagcgccgccgccgccgcgggggtcgCCACTTGCGAACGAGAACAGGAGAGCAGCGCCGGGGGTGATGatgatggcggccgcggcggccgccggcgcgaggCAGCAGCACAAGCAccagcagcaggcggcggcggtgaagcagcaggcggcggagcaggcCCAGATGGCTTGCGCGGAGCGCGCCTACGCGGAGCGCGTCCGGGAGCTGGCTCGGCGGGAGCTGGAGCTCGCGGAGCGGGAGTTCGCGCGCGCCAGGGCGATCTGGGAGCGCGCCCGCGAGGAGGTGGAGCGGGTGGAGCGCATGAAGCAGATCGCGGCGAGGCGGATCGTCGGCTCGGCGGcgtcgcccgcggcggcgctggagatcACCTGCCACGCCTGCATGCAGCGCTTCCACCCCTAG
- the LOC120640725 gene encoding 2,3-dimethylmalate lyase-like: protein MAARCPYFAADETTRVIRPGESPAAAFRRILAKPGAHQAPCCFDALAARLIERAGFEIGFMSGFCVSATRLGLPDVGLISYGEMVDQGRLINESVSIPVLGDGDNGYGNSMGIKRTIKGYINAGFAGIMLEDQVSPKACGHTEGRKVVSREDAVMHIKAAVDARNESGSDLVIVARTDSRQAISFEEALWRVQAFADVGADVLLIDALGSVEEMKAFCAVAPGIPKMINIIEGGKTPILSPVELGEIGYSLIVYSVSLLGVSMRAMEDALASIKGGGVAPPSIMPSFQDIKDTLAFDRYYKEDKRYQVVSKGTNGHI from the exons ATGGCCGCGCGCTGCCCTTACTTCGCCGCCGACGAGACCACCCGCGTTATCCGCCCGGGGGAGTCCCCGGCCGCGGCGTTCCGCCGGATCCTCGCCAAGCCCGGCGCGCACCAGGCGCCATGCTGCTTCGacgcgctcgccgcccgcctcaTCGAGCGCGCCGGCTTCGAGATCGGCTTCATGAGCG GTTTCTGCGTTTCGGCCACCAGGCTTGGCTTGCCTGACGTTGGCCTCATTTCCTATGGAGAAATGGTGGACCAAGGGCGTCTGATCAACGAATCTGTATCGATTCCAGTGCTTGGTGATGGGGACAATGGCTATGGAAACTCTATGGGCATCAAGAGAACCATCAAAGGGTACATCAATGCTGGTTTTGCTGGAATCATGCTTGAAGATCAG GTGTCGCCTAAAGCATGTGGACATACCGAAGGAAGGAAAGTGGTCTCAAGGGAGGATGCCGTCATGCACATAAAAGCTGCTGTTGATGCCAGGAACGAAAGTGGCTCTGACCTTGTCATTGTGGCAAGGACAGATTCACGTCAAGCCATTTCTTTTGAGGAAGCATTATGGAGAGTACAAGCTTTTGCCGATGTTGGTGCTGATGTCCTCTTAATTGACGCCCTTGGTTCAGTGGAAGAGATGAAGGCATTCTGTGCAGTTGCCCCAGGAATTCCAAAGATG ATAAACATTATAGAAGGTGGTAAAACTCCCATACTGAGCCCTGTGGAACTTGGAGAAATTGGTTACAGCCTCATAGTCTATTCAGTATCCTTACTTGGCGTGTCAATGCGTGCAATGGAG GATGCTTTAGCTTCAATAAAAGGTGGCGGTGTAGCTCCACCTAGCATCATGCCATCTTTTCAGGATATCAAGGACACCCTAGCGTTCGACCGCTACTACAAAGAAGACAAGCGATACCAAGTG GTCTCCAAAGGCACAAATGGACACATATGA